From the Drechmeria coniospora strain ARSEF 6962 chromosome 02, whole genome shotgun sequence genome, the window CGGACGGCCGGCTCTCAAACTCCAGCTTCGCCGTGACTCTCGTCGCCTTGTTGGACTTACTCCGGCAGTTGACTGCCAGCTTGAGGATGAGAAGCGTCATGGGGCTTTTCGAGTTGGGAGACTCCCAGCCATCCATACCCAGGAGGCGCTCGACGGTGACATGATAGTCAGCGTGTCGTTCCGTGTCGTAGATCAGCCCCGTTTCGCTGTTCCCGGGACGGTAGGTTCTCAGCGTTCCAGCCGTAGCGGACTCCGATTTCTTGGGCATGAAATAGCAGGGGAGggggtcctcgtcgtcaaagtCTGCGTAttcgtcgtccatggcgaaTGTCAAAAAGGCTGGTCAATATTGGCGGCACCGCAACCTGGAGATGAAGCGGTCGTCCTCGGAGGCTTTGTAATTTTAGGAGAGAGCTTCGTTTGTCATGATGCTGAACGGTCAACGAGCTTTATGTACGACCCAAGCCTGGCAGAGAATGAGTTGGAAGAAAGGCCGTTGTCGCAGTCCTTGTAGGGACCACGCGAGTAGGAGGCGAGTAGGAATATCATGGCGCCGTAACAACGCCATGCCTGACAGAGGGAGCAGGCGCCATGCCGCACAAGATCCATGTTTCCACTCCAAAGAAGCGTACGCCTGCGCTTACGGCCTGAGAGCATGGGGGTGCTCCGCTCTTGGACCGACGACTACACCAATGATATCAAGAAAGTCATGCTTTTTGCAAGGTATCACACGGCACATGccacggcgatgacggccaagTCGCACATTTGGCCCTCGTGGTTCTTTGACGTTCCACGCAAAGTTGCTCCGATTTCGGATCCAATGGTATCTTTGCCAATCGCTGGCTTGCGGCGGCATGAATTGAGTGACGAAAACATGACGAAAAGGGTCAAAGGCCGAGGTCAACAGCTGCACTGATGATGGCCCATGGCTGCCTGCCTGGGGCGAGGAAAGCAACGAGGCTAAGGCTGAGATGATTATCTGCAAATGCGGTTACGGCCAAGTAACACAGCATGGCCAGGCGTGggggtacatgcacacgtgAAGGCGTTTACCAAAACGTCAGTACCGCCACAGGTGCGCTCACAAGTTTCAAAGACCTGAGCAGAATCCTCCAATACCGCAGTAGGAAGGGATGCTGAGTTGAGCCTGGGCCGAAATAGGCTATCTGTGATCCGGAGGAGTTGGGTTGGCCTGGCAAGAAAGAGACTCGGAGGACTAAAGTTGAGCGAAGGGTGAGCTGGTTGTGGGCAAATACCCGAGATTTAACAGAAAGGCGTGCCGCATCACGTGGTTTGGAGATAATCACCTCGAATGGCTGCATGCCGTCTATCGATCCGTTGCTCTCGACACTGTACGTGTCATCGTCTGGGCGAGTCCTGTACGACGTAAATCATCGGGCAGATTGTCTGCATCCTGTGCAACTCAACTTTGGACTCGTACCGGCTCGATTGTCGTACGGTTGTATTCTGCACATTGCATGCAGTGCCAGGTAGCTAGCTTAGTATTAGCTAGCTACCAGTGGTGGTACCATGGAGGACGGATGCTTACCATAAACATGCACCGACGGATAAGCACATGTAGCCTCGCATCGCCCAAggcccgtctcgccgtccttgCTCCGACGGCTCTCGAGGCCCCAGCGCGGTCTTGACGAGGCGAGGGCCAAACGCCTCACACACTCATTCTTCCTGCTTTTCTTCCTGCTTCCTTTCGCATTCTTGCCTTGAGCCGTGCTTGAGTGAAAAGGCGGCAATGGCGCTTGTCGACtactcctcctcgtcggcgagcgaaGCCGATGCGGTtgaggagcggcggcggccgagaagaaaGCGACGCAAAGGTAGTGGTGACAAGGAGCGATCGGCGCCGGAGTCAGAGTCGGGGTCCGAATCAGAGTCGGGGTCGGAGTCGAGGTCGAAGTCGGCTGacggcgccgctgccgagtcgaagatgccgccgctgccgtcagCATTTCATGATCTCTACGCCTCCACCGTCCGTCgcagcatcgtcgacgaccccaGCCTACACCAAGGCCGCAGGAGACAGACGCCTCACGTTCCAGGCATCTGGCCGTCGCACGTGTACGTCGAGTGTAGGTCGTTTCCCGTCCCGTCCAGTGCCGTCCGGTCCCCTCCCCCTCGCGTCCCCAGTGGTCCGTTGACGTGTGCACGCGGCAGGGCAtccgacgagcgacgagcaTGGGTCGTTGGTGAAGCTGAttcggctcgtcgaggcggagCTGGGTGACGAGATCAAACTGCACAGCTTCCTGACGAGCGATTTGGGTTCTCCCCTACCCCTTCACATCAGCCTCTCTCGGCCGCTCAgcctgccgacggccgacaaggacggcttcgtcgagaGGCTCTCGCATTCCATCCGGAGCAGTGGCACGGATCCCTTTTCCCTTCACCCGAGCGGGCTGGCTTGGTTCAAGTCGCCCGACTCGGAGAGGACTTTTCTCGTCCTCcgagtcgtcggcggccatcaaGCGGAGACGGGCCGGGTCAACGGGGAACTCACGGGGCTGCTATCGCGATGCAACGCCGTTGCGAGCCTGTACAAGCAGCCCACCCTCTACCAGCAGAGCGACAAGGGAGCGGCCGACACGGCATTCCACGTGTCCGTCGGATGGACCTTTGAGCAGCCAGACGAGAAAGCGTCGCTTCGAgtcctccacctcctcgacgaggagccgtTCCGCGACTCGCGCTCGTGGGAGATGCAGGTGTCAGGCGTCAAGGCCAAGATTGGGAACATGGTGAAGCACATTCCACTCGGCCAGTCGAGGAGCGTTCCGTAGGTCAAAGGATCGAAGCACAGACGATGCCAGCTGTCGTTCTCGCGGGCGCAGCCTTGGGCTCGATACGATGTCCCAACGAGGACAAAGGGCCTCCGCACCTCCTGCCTACTTTGCAATCCGTACTCGTCCTATCATTACACGTAATATACGAATACGAAGGTTGAGAAGGGAAGGTGCAGTCGCGAGCAACGAGTGAGTGCGTCATATAcggtacagcaagtacttgctggtaTGGCGAGGGCTCAAGTACTGGCTGATATGCCGGTCAAGTCCCTCCGGTGCGGAATGCACCGAGAGTTCACCAATCGCCTACCAGTAGGGAGTAAACGAGCTATTACGaggtacttacggagcacaccaTCGatggtacggagcattactccgtgctgcaccTCTTCATCCCCCCGTTCTCGTTGGGGAACTGCTGTAGAGTAAAGCTTCATGCACTtctacctactccgtacaggagGAAACGACAAGAAACGACCGCGGCATGCCTATTGGCTTGGCAGGGCACTTGCGAGTACACTGCACCGCGTTCAGAGTCCGATTCAGGCCACGATGCTTCGCGGGCGACGAAGGGAGTCGGGCGAGCCAGTACTCGggcgagcaagtactcgggcgagcacgacgccTTGATCGAACTCGCCAGACGGCAGCATGGCGGTGCCCTGCGATGACCCATCACCGTCCATGCCCAGCACATACAGGTACGCCGGACGGCCGAGGGTCCGGGTACGCGCTCTGAGCAGCGCAGCCGCTGGCTTTCCCACGGCCGTCCTGCTGCACGGCGCGGCAATCGACGCCTTCAGgagcgacggtgccgccgtggCCTCGGTGACGCGACCGCTGTAGGCCGCACGACCGCCCGCCCGCGTGGGGCTGCAGCGCTCTCCGGGGGAGGGGCGTAGGCGGCTAGGCGCTGAAGGCCATGGCAGGCCCGGGGTTTGGAACGCTGAAGAACCCTTGTTTATTTTTTGCGTCCCACGCACGGCGGCGGTAAATGCGACGGCCAACTTGTCGAGCATCCACTTCCTCATTCCGTCCCCACCCGACTTTCTCTTCCCCGCCACCAACTTCTCCCTCAACcgcatcctcgtccacctcCTTCGGCTTCGCTTCGATCCCTTTGCCCTTCTCCCTGTCCCTTTCCGGCGCAGCCGCACAGAGTTTCCTCTTCGCCCTGCCTGTTCCGTCCTGTCCGGGACCCGATCGGAGAGCGTGCGTTCGCCTGCGCAGCTCACACCCCGCGCGAAGGCTGATCCTGCTCCGCATCGTCCGGGCTGCCCTCCGcgagcgtcgacggggaAAGAGAACGACTCGGTTTGCGTCGACGCGTCCGCCCCTCACCCGGGACTCCCCCTCTTCGCGGCACCCCAAGAGAAGCTCGGCCTCCCAGCTCGCGCCTCGCCTCCACCGAGGAGACGTCGGCAAGATGACGCTGGACATTGACACGTCCCGAAGGAACAAGGCGCCCCGGCCGCTGTCGGACGCGGAACGCGCGCGCCTTGACGAGTACATCGACTCGATCCACTACTCTTCCAGGTgagcacgtcgacgccgccggacCGACCCCGCGGGGAGCGTCGGGCTGACGCCGAGGCAGGTATTCCGACagcgagtacgagtaccgACACGTGCAGCTGCCCAAGGCCATGCTCAAGGCCATCCCCAAGGACTATCACGACACCTCCAAGGGCACGCTGAAGCTTCTGTGGGAGGACGAGTGGCGGGCGATCGGAATCACGCAGGTGAGGTCCCCGAGgcgggccggccggccggtgcGGAGCTGACGCCGTGGCAGAGTCTCGGCTGGGAACATTACGAGGTGCACGAGCCCGAACCACACATTCTCCTCTTCAAGTACGGCGctccccccttcctccctcccCGCTGCTCCCTCCTCGCTGCTCCCTCCCCGttcctccctccctcctcccctccgcAAACGTCACGCTCGACGCGGCGACTGATGGCCCAGCAGGCGCCCGCTCAACTATCAACCGCCGCAGTGAGGGCCGCCCTCGGCTCCGGAGGTGCCCATGTACGATAGCGATGGCGCCGCATCTGCGGACCGGTGCACGCTGCATGTTCGGTTCTTGTTTCACGCCCCATTACGAATATCACGGTCTCCGCATGCCAACTTGTCTTCTTCCCGCCGGCTCCACGGAAACATCGACACAAGGCCTGCGAGGCCACCGTGGGCCAGCCACCCGTCGTTGGCACCTGCCTTTGCCTGGTCGCGGCACGAAatggacgacggcctcctgTTGAACCTTGCCGATTCCGATGGCGAACGCTCCCCGCTCGACATCATCGAGCGCGGGCCTGCGCCTTGTCTGTTTggatcctcggcggcggcggacctCGGTCGGGCAAGACGACGCTGCGGGGCTCGTGTCgtccggcgtcgtcggccgcggcggactCTTGCCGCGTGAAGGAAGAAGCAATAGAACGCGTCGGCTTGGCCTAGGTTGGTTGCCGTTCAGCATAGTCTAGAATTATTACATCACATGGTCGTTGACACCGccctccgtcgtcgcgtcgtcTCGTCCATGTCTCGAAATCGACGGACCGCTCGCCCACGGCCATGCGAGGGCGAAGGACGTGCCGTTTGGACGTCGTTGCGCTCCTCTTGTAGGTACGGCGACGCGGCAAGGAAAATATGCAGACTGACACCTGCGCACCGTGCCTAGCATGCATGGGGAAAGAAGGCAACGCCGGAGCAGCCATCGACTGCTGATGATGGTGCCATGGGCGTGCGGGAGTGGACTCGGCAGCAGCCATCATCACACCACACCAGTGGGGGCAGCCGTTTCCTTGTCGGGAACACACAAGCACAGGTAACAACGGAGTTggtactaatacttactccgtacctagtaggtaatactaGTAATACTGTATTCTCCTTCGAGTGCTTGGTACGAGTACCTCTTTACCAATAGGATGTACTTGTCCGCGCAGGttggagtacaagtacagtatggatatgtacatgtaagtacggataggtgtgcggagtattattactccgtactccgtagttaaCACATGTATGTACAACCCCCAACTcatacttactgcacttgtacttgcgacAAATGTATActtaggtactccgtactccgcactgcgATTCCACGGAGGTGATATGGcggtactgtaagtactcgttGTGCATCTCCGTGCGGCACCAAGTATTACTGGGATTACAAGTGTGTTGAACTTGTAtcataagtacttgcaagtactccgtactccgtacttgcatgtccgCAAGCTCCGACGCCCATACGAGGACTTCTTGTAGTCCtggtaagcaagtacttttCCTGGGAagtgtgcaagtaatactgccAGGAGGTTCGTGACAGCGGCGGACAACAAGCGTTTATCCCGCTACAAGTCACTTTCTttctcgtcgacgtgggGAAGATAATTACTTGACTGGCGATGAATACATGTTTCCATGTATTgttgtgcagtaagtactccaacTCTCTGCAAGTGCCCCGTACTCCGCCCGCACTGTACCATGCGCTCTGTTGCATCAATCTAGGTGATCGTGTCTCGCCACTAAAATGCTGAGAGTGGTCTGACGGTGCGACGATGGCTTGGGCTGACGGTAATTTAATTTAACTACCGTATACGGAGCACCCGTGTCAGGATTTTCAAAGGCTtgaacagtacttgcgtgtgTGCGTCCGTGGGGAATTTTCGAGCGCGTAATCGCCCGGTTCGGAGGCGTGAATTATTAAGGAGTGTCGCATTTCCTCTGGAGGTGCGGTGCTCTTGTATCTacgtaggtactaaggtaccaCTTCAATAcagtattagtattattgacaattacatgcaagtacagtacatgtacggagtagttgcgtgctgcacatgtataTGTACGACTATTTGTGTAGTGTGATGCcctcagtactccgtaccatgtACATATTCCGTACctcttactccgtacagtacttgcacaggtgcccaagtacttaattaGTTGTATTACACTAACAGTGAGTGCCAGGAGGTGATCCACCCGCACTCGGTGCCCACGGATCGCATCACCTACAGTGGTACACACCTGGAACCGAGCAACATAACAGGCTACTAGGCACCAAGCAAGGTACCTTGGTAGTGTGCATcatattacttgtacacttaTCCCAGTACTGACTTGTGTACGGGGTAATTACTTGATGCATAGGTGTACTGGTACAAGTCCGAGGTGCATcgacttgtacttgtacttcaTGGACAATGAATGACCTGAGTACTGCTCAGCAGatgctactaggtaccttcAGTCTGTctatgcatgtactgtaagtagggCACTTAAGTGCTGTGCAATTGTAATGACATGCTCTACTCCGCTccacggagtacctacagcacaagtaGTAGTTGTCCGTTAATAGGTACCatattacttgtatgtacagtacttgtctTGGTCGAGTGCAGGTATCGATACCTCCTGtcaacgtactgtacttgcagtattacttgcaaacCACAGCATTCGTCGCCATTGCGCCCCTCCCGCCTGTCTGCTACCCTGCGGGGGCCCCTGAATTGCGTGGTACGAtcacgtactgtaagtaccgtacctactactaggtaggttagtaggtacgaatactacaactactgtacagtacagtacatgtacttagtgCACCGTGGTGgcaacatgtacttgtacatgagCTCTTTCTGTGCGtgctggtacatgtacacctactgtacggggtactggcactgcactccgtgcacctgttcgtacttgtacattatCCCACGGCATTTCTGCGTACCGGCACCACCGCGAGGTACGTAATGCGGGCGATGGAGCCATCCAGCATGAATACCACCTACCTAAAAATGGTGTGCTATAGGATCACTATAATTGTCCCGCACCGACCTGGTCCGGCTCTGGATCCTTCTTGATTGATCATCAGCCCATCAGCCAGCGTGGCATCTCCGCCGAAAACCCAACCCCAGGCTTTCGATCTCTTGATTCTGTTGACCGCAGTCTCGAATCGAAAACCAATTCATCCCGCCGCACACCcttttcgtcgtcggacgcATTGGCCCGACCCGTCAGACCTGCCGCCACCTTGGGCCTGTTACCGGCAGCCTTCCtcactcgacgacggccacgacatTTCATGACcatcttcttcctcttctcctccttcgcCGATAGGAACCAAGCTCCTCTCGGactgccgacgccgccgccgccgccgccgccacgatGAAGACGGCCAGTCGGTTGTTCTACCTTTCCGTCTTCTCCCTGTGGGCAACTCCttcggcctgctcctcgtcgtcggacagCGAATGCTCGGTACGAAGTGCCACGACGCTCCAGCCACGACGCTCGTCCATCCGTCGGTTGCTAACGTGTCTCGGCGTCCCAGGTATCCTCCAAATCGATCGTGCAAGACGCGTGCGCCTCGTACGCGACTCTCGAAAAGCTCAACGGCAACGTCAAGCCGAACCTGGACCACCTCGTCCGAACGTCCGACTTCTTCTCTCACTACCGCCTCAACCTCTTCAACAAGGCGTGCCCCTTTTGGGACGATGGGAACGGCGTGTGCGGGAACATAgcctgcgccgtcgagacgCTCGACAACGAGGAGGACATCCCGCCGGTCTGGCGCGCGCACGAGCTGGGTAAGTTGGAGGGGCCCCTGGCCAAGCACCCGGGAAAGACGGAGCAGAGGGCGCATCCGGATCGGCCGTTGCACGGCaagctgggcgacgaggtcggcgagagctgcgtcgtcgagtacgacgacgagtgcgACGACCGTGACTactgcgtcgtcgaggacgagagcgcCACGTCCAAGGGGGACTACGTCAGCCTCCTGCGCAACCCCGAGCGCTTCACGGGatacggcggcgagggggcgAAGCAGGTCTGGGATGCCATCTACCGCGAGAACTGCTTCCAGAAGAGCTCCTTTCCCCACTCGGCCAATCTCGGGTCTCCCCTGTGGCCGGCCGGCCCGGCCGTGCAGGACTTCAAGCAGGTCCTgcagtcggccggccgccAGGCGCAGCTCCAGGCCGAGCGTCTGCGCCAGCCCAACGTGCCCTTCGTGGCCAGCACGGGctacgaggccgaggacgagtgcCTGGAGAAGCGCGTCTTCTACCGCGTCGTGTCGGGCATGCACGCGAGCATCAGCGCGCACCTGTGCTGGGACTTTCTGAACCAGACGACGGGCGAGTGGCAGCCGAACCTGTCCTGCTACCTCTCGCGCCTCCACGGCTTCTCCGACCGCATCAGCAACCTCTACTTCAACTACGCCCTCGTCACCAGGGCCGTCGCCAAGCTCGGCCCCTTCATGCGCGGGCCGCAGTACACCTTTTGCACCGGCGACCgttccgaggacgaggcgacgcGGGCCAAGGTCCTCGAGGTGACCAACATGGCGGCCGCGGTGCCCAACATCTTCGACGAGAGCCTCATGTTCGTCAACGGCGAGGGCCCATCCCTTAAGGAGGATTTCCGGGCCCGCTTCCGCAACATCAGCCGGCTCATGGACTGCGTCGGCTGCGACAAGTGCCGGCTCTGGGGCAAGATTCAGACAAACGGCTACGGCACCGCCCTCAAGGTTCTCTTCGAGATCGACAACAACAGCGGCGAGGTGCCGGTCCTGAAGCgcaccgagctcgtcgccctgTTCAACACGTACGCCCGCTTGAGCGAGTCGCTTCGCGCCATCGGCGAGTTCAGGAAGATGGTCAAGGGTCGGGCGGCGGTCGAGTCGGACGATGCCGCCTCCCCTGCCCGGTCCACGCCTCGCCCCGTCCACGTGACGGAACCGGCGGTCGCGGAGAAGGCGTCGGAAGCCAGCGTCCCCGAACAGCACGGCgccccgtcggccgacgggaGCGAGGCCGACCGTCTCCtgccggacgaggagagcgaggcggagagcctcgaggcgaaggacgaggacgaggacgaggcggagagcctcgaggcgaaggacgaggacgaggacgaggcgttGCGCGAGTTCATCGCTCTGCGCCGTCAAGGACCGAGGAGCGACTCGTTGTACGACCGTACGGCGCACGAGATGGCGCAATtaggcgtcgccgtcaagaTTGTCATCCGCGGCTGGCTTCGCGCACCAAAGCTGTTGTGAGTCCTCgccccggccgtcgtcgtgcgtcgACCCATGCGCTGACCTTTACCCCTGCAGCTGGCACATCTTCGTCACCGAGCTTCGGCGCCTGTGGCAGTTCTGGGTTGGACTGCCGGTGCACCCGCGGCAGTGGACGATTCAGCTCCCAGACTTGAACCGGGCCGAACTGTAGATTCATGCATGAGGAAGCATTCGCATTTTCAGGGCGTTGGGATAGACTGCACGCTGTACACTGGCTTCTTTTTGCTGCGGCACCACGACTCGTCTGGTTGTCATCGTGCCGGATCCATTCTCCATCATCCGGTCACTCGTGACGGAGCGCCCGTCTCACATTCGCTTCACTGGGCGCTCTCGTCACGTTGGACATGGTCGTCGTGATCCCGTGCACGGCGTCAGTGACGGATGAACGAACAAGTAAGGGTAGATGGCACATGCATCCAGTACATTTTGAAATAATGGTTATATAAGCATACATTTGGCATGTCTCCGGCTGCCTGCCGTCAACTCTTGGCGGTCGAGGACTCGACGTGATGAGGATCAAAGGGGGAGACCCGCACGCACGTATGTATGCGTACGCGTAAGTAGTTGCTTGCCTACATGCATATTGCCTGTACATACATACTTACTCCCGTCCGCGGAAAGTCTGAATGAATGCGTGGCCTCGCGAgcagaaaaaaaaagagagCTCgtgaagaaaaaaaaaggagaGTCAAAAATATGACACCTGAGGGATTCGAACCCTCGCCTATTACTAGACCGCGAGTAGGGACTCATCGAGCGTACGAATACACTGAATCGCTGAACCTGAACACGGCGCCTTAGACCACTCGGCCAAAGTGCCTTGACTGATTGTTGAAACGATACTGCGTTATTTTAATTTATGAGAGCTACAAAGCGCGGCGTGGGTCGTCTGCGGGGCTGGCGGGGCAGCTGTGGGCCCAACCagccgtactccgtacttcttgcagtacttacttaaatacttactgtacttagttgtcctgtactgtacggagaacttgtattactgtactgtactgttacggagtaagtggagtaataatattaataatGTTGATATACTTtcggagtacgaagtattaatacagagagtactccgtactgtacttacttaagtattacttgcagtacctACAAGTGCTGACTTGGCAGATATACACCTACCCTGCAGCGCGGCATCGTAACCTGGAACCTCTTGTTGTGACATGAACtgcattactccgtactctctCGCGAATGGATCCTATTCACCACAACTATACCAAAATTCCCATGACGTCGCTGTCTTCGCGATTTTCTTTAGCAAGTGGGGGGTGAGGGGTGAGGAGTGAGGGTTGAGGGGTATCAAGGGTGCTTGGAGTGAGACGTGACGGAACATGCTCAAACATTAGTCCGTCAACTGTAGGTTTACTTTCggagtagtagtattacGTCACCACGATCCCTCCCTGCCTTCCCCGAGGCTTTCATTCGTTCCACGAACCATGGTCTTCCTCTCCTGCACCGACGCGTCAGCACCCGTCTTCATGTCACGCCCCTCGCGAAGCCTCCTCGGCAAAGTGGCCATCGTCACGGGcgccggcagcgacgacgacggcgtcggcaacgGACGAGCCATCTCGATGCTtctggccgaggacggcgcctccgtcgtctgcgtcgacgtcaacgtcgccctcgccgaacgcaccgtcgccatgatCGGCCAGGAGCGCCGAAACGGAGACCAagcggcaccgacgacggccttggcggTCAGGGCCGACGTCAGCTGCGAGGAGGACtgtgccgccgtcgtcgaggcggcgctcgGCACGTTCGGCAGGGTCGACATTCTCATCAACaacgtcggcatcctcggtgGCCGCGGCACGGCaaccgacgtcgacgtgcaGGAGTGGACGCGGGGCCTCGAGGTCAACGTGACGAGC encodes:
- a CDS encoding putative protein family UPF0406, whose amino-acid sequence is MALVDYSSSSASEADAVEERRRPRRKRRKGSGDKERSAPESESGSESESGSESRSKSADGAAAESKMPPLPSAFHDLYASTVRRSIVDDPSLHQGRRRQTPHVPGIWPSHVYVEWHPTSDEHGSLVKLIRLVEAELGDEIKLHSFLTSDLGSPLPLHISLSRPLSLPTADKDGFVERLSHSIRSSGTDPFSLHPSGLAWFKSPDSERTFLVLRVVGGHQAETGRVNGELTGLLSRCNAVASLYKQPTLYQQSDKGAADTAFHVSVGWTFEQPDEKASLRVLHLLDEEPFRDSRSWEMQVSGVKAKIGNMVKHIPLGQSRSVP
- a CDS encoding cyclin-dependent kinases regulatory subunit translates to MTLDIDTSRRNKAPRPLSDAERARLDEYIDSIHYSSRYSDSEYEYRHVQLPKAMLKAIPKDYHDTSKGTLKLLWEDEWRAIGITQSLGWEHYEVHEPEPHILLFKYGAPPFLPPRCSLLAAPSPFLPPSSPPQTSRSTRRLMAQQAPAQLSTAAVRAALGSGGAHACEATVGQPPVVGTCLCLVAARNGRRPPVEPCRFRWRTLPARHHRARACALSVWILGGGGPRSGKTTLRGSCRPASSAAADSCRVKEEAIERVGLA
- a CDS encoding Endoplasmic oxidoreductin-1: MKTASRLFYLSVFSLWATPSACSSSSDSECSVSSKSIVQDACASYATLEKLNGNVKPNLDHLVRTSDFFSHYRLNLFNKACPFWDDGNGVCGNIACAVETLDNEEDIPPVWRAHELGKLEGPLAKHPGKTEQRAHPDRPLHGKLGDEVGESCVVEYDDECDDRDYCVVEDESATSKGDYVSLLRNPERFTGYGGEGAKQVWDAIYRENCFQKSSFPHSANLGSPLWPAGPAVQDFKQVLQSAGRQAQLQAERLRQPNVPFVASTGYEAEDECLEKRVFYRVVSGMHASISAHLCWDFLNQTTGEWQPNLSCYLSRLHGFSDRISNLYFNYALVTRAVAKLGPFMRGPQYTFCTGDRSEDEATRAKVLEVTNMAAAVPNIFDESLMFVNGEGPSLKEDFRARFRNISRLMDCVGCDKCRLWGKIQTNGYGTALKVLFEIDNNSGEVPVLKRTELVALFNTYARLSESLRAIGEFRKMVKGRAAVESDDAASPARSTPRPVHVTEPAVAEKASEASVPEQHGAPSADGSEADRLLPDEESEAESLEAKDEDEDEAESLEAKDEDEDEALREFIALRRQGPRSDSLYDRTAHEMAQLGVAVKIVIRGWLRAPKLFWHIFVTELRRLWQFWVGLPVHPRQWTIQLPDLNRAEL